The Megalobrama amblycephala isolate DHTTF-2021 linkage group LG13, ASM1881202v1, whole genome shotgun sequence genome contains a region encoding:
- the clec3ba gene encoding tetranectin: MDFKAIKLLICVVCVVRSSPEQSSTKRKNGKKDLNSAAIEELKKQIDQIVQDLNLLKEQQALQTVCLKGIKIPGKCFLADTMKKTFHLANDDCIAKGGTLSSPLSGDENDQLYEYVRQTIGPEGHIWLGVNDILKEGEWTDQTGSPIRFKNWESEITHQPDGGRSQNCAILSSTANGKWFDEDCRGEKASVCQFNIV; encoded by the exons ATGGATTTTAAAGCCATCAAGCTTCTTATTTGTGTCGTTTGTGTGGTGCGGTCCAGCCCGGAGCAGAGCTCTACAAAGAGAAAGAATGGAAAAAAAG atttgaacAGTGCTGCTATTGAGGAGCTGAAGAAACAGATTGATCAGATTGTGCAAGATCTGAATCTGTTGAAGGAACAACAAGCTCTACAAACAG tttGCCTGAAAGGCATCAAGATCCCAGGCAAATGTTTTCTTGCAGACACGATGAAGAAGACCTTTCACTTGGCAAACGATGACTGCATTGCAAAAGGTGGAACACTCAGCAGCCCTCTTTCTGGCGATGAGAATGACCAGCTGTACGAATACGTCCGGCAGACCATTGGGCCAGAAGGGCACATCTGGTTGGGTGTAAATGACATATTGAAGGAGGGCGAGTGGACTGACCAGACAGGCTCACCAATACGCTTTAAGAACTGGGAATCAGAGATCACCCATCAGCCTGACGGAGGCCGTAGCCAGAACTGTGCCATCCTGTCCAGCACGGCCAACGGGAAGTGGTTTGACGAGGACTGCCGTGGTGAAAAGGCGTCTGTCTGCCAGTTCAACATTGTCTAA